Proteins from one Chroococcidiopsis sp. CCMEE 29 genomic window:
- a CDS encoding cyanophycinase, which yields MSETRGQLVIIGGAEDKEGDCKILREFVRRAGGVKARIVIMTAATELPREVGENYIRVFERLGVEDARIVDTVTREDTTSSSALEAIEKATGIFFTGGDQARITDILKDSELDAAIHKRYSEGSVVGGTSAGAAVMPDVMIVEGDSETNPRVEVVEMGPGMGFLPGVVIDQHFSQRGRLGRLLSALAQQPAVLGFGIDENTAIVVNGNELEVVGEGAVTVVNVADITHSNLQGLLKDEALAICGAKLHILPDGYRFDLASRKPILDPASTVAATMIS from the coding sequence ATGAGTGAAACCCGTGGGCAGCTGGTGATTATTGGCGGAGCGGAAGATAAAGAGGGTGATTGCAAAATCCTACGAGAATTCGTTCGACGCGCCGGAGGTGTCAAGGCTCGAATTGTCATCATGACAGCTGCAACAGAGCTACCTCGGGAAGTGGGAGAAAATTATATTAGAGTGTTTGAACGGCTAGGAGTTGAGGATGCTCGCATCGTTGATACTGTAACGCGGGAAGATACGACTTCATCTAGTGCGTTGGAAGCAATTGAGAAAGCCACTGGCATATTTTTTACGGGAGGAGACCAAGCACGCATCACCGACATCCTGAAGGATAGTGAACTCGACGCTGCCATTCACAAACGTTACTCTGAAGGAAGCGTGGTGGGAGGCACAAGTGCGGGAGCTGCTGTGATGCCAGACGTAATGATTGTTGAAGGCGACTCTGAGACAAATCCGCGGGTTGAAGTTGTAGAAATGGGTCCCGGTATGGGTTTCTTGCCAGGAGTGGTGATCGATCAGCATTTCTCCCAACGCGGACGTCTGGGACGCTTACTCTCAGCATTGGCACAGCAGCCAGCTGTCCTGGGATTTGGTATTGACGAGAATACAGCTATAGTGGTGAACGGTAACGAGCTTGAAGTGGTTGGGGAAGGTGCTGTTACCGTTGTTAATGTGGCAGATATTACCCATAGCAACCTGCAAGGACTCTTGAAAGATGAGGCTTTAGCAATTTGCGGAGCAAAGCTTCATATTCTGCCAGACGGATATCGATTTGACCTAGCTTCTCGAAAGCCAATCCTCGATCCGGCTTCAACAGTCGCAGCTACTATGATTAGCTAA
- the rpsO gene encoding 30S ribosomal protein S15 produces MALTQQRKQELISDYQLHDTDTGSSEVQIAMLTERINRLSEHLRGNQKDHSSRRGLLKLIGQRKRLLSYIQQEDRQRYQALIARLGIRG; encoded by the coding sequence ATGGCACTGACGCAACAGCGCAAACAAGAGCTAATTTCCGACTACCAGCTTCATGACACTGACACTGGCTCGTCGGAAGTCCAAATTGCTATGCTGACTGAGCGGATTAACCGACTCAGCGAACATCTTAGAGGAAATCAGAAAGATCATTCTTCCCGACGAGGATTACTGAAGCTGATTGGTCAACGCAAGCGGCTTTTATCGTACATCCAGCAAGAAGATAGACAACGTTATCAAGCTTTGATTGCTCGCCTTGGTATTCGTGGTTAG
- a CDS encoding acetate--CoA ligase family protein encodes MVLEQFSELVRVNARKTDVFDIFNFKHYMGPNPYLDTAALVFDFALTKYNQPLPIDEYVSQIGDHYPHIPDETYESYGHLFARTVSEVGKLDMGLHLNHWNVKLYPEFVRISVQSLHARTSRAVVYFVWDWFEAITQNQDIVFEEQIKNLQNQFRQSVYGGPTVYALLRTASEKGIPAFYLWDEGLMQYGYGKKQVRGVATTFDCDSHIDSDFTTRKDDCKAFLSTLGFPVPKGDIVISREEALMAAKEIGYPVAVKPVAGHKGIGVTAEVQDSEELKSAFARAVKAIPEEQSIRVIVEKSLTGADFRLLCVNGRFVAATERRPASVVGDGKSNIAELIRRENRTKARLDTPTSPMSKIQSDESMEMYLEEQGLSLDSVLEAGRTVYLRKVANLSAGGVSIDATPTVHPDNIILAQDVAQHFRLTCLGIDVIAPSLAKSWKSGTFGILEINAAPGIFMHLNPAVGESVDVPSHILETFFESEADARIPLITFNRISIQELQETIDHILLQHPNWMIGAVCRDAVFVNRSEKILNKEYNSNIQNLLRNPQLDLLIAEYGEDVLERDGMFYYGSNMVVLNNPTETEMMLTRDVFDDSTIVVKQGDNISIRRKGLIEQYELGSTEPFSRVYLKEIPTIL; translated from the coding sequence ATGGTTCTAGAGCAATTTTCTGAGCTAGTCCGTGTCAATGCTAGAAAAACTGACGTATTTGACATCTTCAATTTCAAGCATTACATGGGTCCGAACCCATATTTAGATACAGCAGCACTAGTATTCGATTTCGCTCTCACTAAGTATAACCAACCTCTGCCGATTGATGAATATGTCTCGCAGATTGGCGATCACTATCCCCATATACCAGATGAAACCTATGAATCTTATGGTCATTTGTTTGCCCGAACAGTGTCAGAGGTGGGTAAACTTGACATGGGATTGCATCTTAACCATTGGAACGTAAAACTTTATCCAGAATTTGTCAGGATTAGCGTGCAGTCGCTCCATGCACGCACAAGTCGGGCAGTAGTTTACTTTGTTTGGGACTGGTTTGAAGCTATTACTCAAAACCAAGACATCGTCTTTGAGGAGCAAATCAAGAACCTGCAAAACCAGTTTCGGCAATCTGTTTACGGTGGTCCCACAGTTTATGCTTTGTTACGCACAGCCTCCGAGAAAGGTATTCCCGCCTTTTACTTGTGGGACGAAGGACTGATGCAATACGGCTATGGAAAAAAACAAGTTCGTGGTGTAGCGACGACATTTGACTGTGATAGTCATATCGATTCAGACTTTACTACCCGCAAGGATGACTGCAAGGCTTTCTTAAGCACACTTGGCTTTCCAGTACCGAAGGGTGATATTGTGATCTCCCGTGAAGAAGCTCTGATGGCAGCAAAGGAGATTGGCTACCCAGTAGCAGTTAAGCCGGTGGCAGGACATAAAGGTATTGGAGTGACGGCTGAGGTGCAAGATTCGGAGGAACTGAAATCTGCTTTTGCTAGAGCCGTTAAGGCAATTCCAGAGGAGCAGTCGATCCGGGTAATCGTAGAAAAAAGCCTGACGGGAGCAGATTTTCGCTTGTTATGTGTCAATGGCAGATTTGTTGCTGCCACCGAACGCCGTCCGGCATCAGTGGTAGGTGATGGTAAATCTAATATTGCCGAGTTAATCAGGCGCGAAAACCGCACCAAAGCTCGATTGGATACACCGACTTCGCCGATGAGTAAAATTCAATCTGACGAGTCAATGGAGATGTATTTAGAGGAACAAGGCTTGTCATTAGATAGTGTACTGGAAGCGGGTCGTACTGTGTATCTTCGTAAAGTAGCGAATCTTTCAGCAGGAGGTGTAAGCATAGATGCAACGCCCACAGTTCACCCTGACAATATCATTTTGGCACAAGACGTTGCCCAGCATTTCCGGCTGACTTGCTTAGGGATTGATGTAATTGCTCCTAGTCTCGCCAAATCCTGGAAATCTGGCACCTTTGGTATCCTCGAAATCAACGCTGCTCCGGGCATCTTCATGCATCTTAACCCGGCAGTTGGTGAAAGTGTTGATGTACCTTCGCATATCCTTGAAACCTTTTTTGAGTCTGAGGCGGATGCAAGGATACCGCTGATCACTTTCAACCGGATCTCAATTCAAGAACTCCAAGAAACGATTGACCATATCCTTCTCCAACACCCTAACTGGATGATTGGTGCTGTTTGTCGTGATGCAGTATTTGTCAATCGCTCCGAGAAAATTCTGAATAAGGAATATAACAGCAACATCCAAAACCTGCTGCGTAATCCCCAGCTTGACTTGCTGATTGCCGAGTATGGGGAAGATGTTCTGGAGAGGGATGGAATGTTTTACTACGGCAGCAACATGGTAGTGCTGAATAATCCTACGGAAACGGAGATGATGCTGACGCGGGATGTATTTGATGACTCCACTATAGTTGTCAAGCAGGGAGATAATATCTCAATCCGACGAAAAGGCTTGATCGAACAGTACGAACTTGGCTCAACTGAACCATTTAGCCGTGTCTATCTAAAGGAAATCCCAACGATTCTGTAA